The Ochotona princeps isolate mOchPri1 chromosome 1, mOchPri1.hap1, whole genome shotgun sequence genome has a segment encoding these proteins:
- the PSMB9 gene encoding proteasome subunit beta type-9 yields the protein MLRAEAPAGDWPRTGEVHTGTTIMAVEFDGGVVVGSDSRVSAGQAVVNRVFDKLSPLHQRIYCALSGSAADAQAIADMAAYQLELHGLELEEPPLVLAAANVVKNITYKYREDLSAHLMIAGWDQREGGQVYGTLEGMLIRQPFAIGGSGSTYIYGYVDAAYKPGMSPEECRRFTTDAITLAMNRDGSSGGVIYLVTITAAGVDHRVILGNELPKFYDE from the exons ATGCTGCGGGCTGAAGCACCTGCGGGGGACTGGCCCCGGACCGGCGAAGTGCACACCGGG ACGACCATCATGGCGGTGGAGTTTGATGGGGGCGTCGTGGTGGGTTCTGATTCCCGAGTGTCTGCGGG ACAGGCGGTGGTGAACCGGGTGTTCGACAAGCTATCTCCCCTCCACCAGCGCATCTACTGTGCTCTCTCGGGCTCGGCCGCCGATGCCCAGGCCATTGCTGACATGGCCGCCTACCAACTGGAGCTCCATGG GTTGGAACTGGAGGAGCCTCCACTGGTTCTGGCTGCTGCGAACGTGGTAAAGAACATCACCTACAAGTACCGGGAGGACCTGTCGGCCCACCTCATGATAGCTGGCTGGGACCAGCGTGAAGGGGGCCAG GTGTACGGTACCCTGGAAGGAATGCTCATCCGACAGCCGTTTGCCATCGgtggctctggcagcacctacATCTATGGTTACGTGGATGCAGCCTACAAGCCGGGCATGTCCCCTGAGGAGTGCAGGCGCTTCACCACAGATG CCATCACTCTGGCTATGAACCGGGATGGCTCGAGTGGGGGTGTCATCTACCTGGTCACCATCACCGCTGCCGGCGTGGACCACCGAGTCATCTTGGGCAACGAGCTGCCCAAGTTTTATGATGAGTGA